The genomic segment TCTTGAAAGTACCACAACGAGAGACTGCTGATGTTTAACATACTTTTTGGCAACAGACACTAAACATAATCTTTGGATTGTCATTGATGGTTTTGCAGATACTGGTGCCTGGCAATATGTTCAACAACATCGACATGCTTATTTTGATAAGATGCAGGTGATGActgttttatttacttttcttttatgcACTTCTAAGTTTCACATGGTTGACATAGTCTGTTTCAAATCTGGAATTACCTTGAATTACTACCATTGTTGAtgcattttaagttttttcGACTTGTGAATTTGATGCATTCTGGCACATATGAAGTTTCTGTTTGGCATCTGGAACTAAATAGAAACTTCGATACAAGGCTTGAGAATTTTTAATAACAGAATTTGGTTCACATTAGAATGATTTATGCTTACTGTTGTGCTGCTTTCTCttcttatcatattttttattcttttttgcaGCTACATAGAAAGTGCTATCTTTtaaattgcttgatttttccCTCTGCAATGAAATATATACTGTACTGTCACATAACATATGATGCCATCAGTTGCCTGCCACTTCTTGATTTTCTGTAGGTTTGGGATTACACTGGCTTAGGATATACAAAATATGATGCAAGAGATGTAGACAAAGAAGTTTTAGGGTAAGCCACATGTAGAAGTGAAAATATCATATTGTGATCCTGCTGTTAGATATCGCAGAAGATGCTGATTTTGGACTCATCATGATGCAGGTGTGTGGTGGAGAATAAGGTGCTCCATAGTTCTCTGTTATCACGAATTGAGGTATTCTTTACACCAAACTGTTCATCTTCATACATAACGGGAAATCTAAATCTGTTGATGCTATATGCGATACCTAATGGGAACTTCAAATTTGTTGATGGTATACGTTATCTTATGCATAGATTCTATTACCATTATGGAGATTCTAATGGGAATCTATATGGACctattgtatattttattttctgaggAATATCACCTATTTTTCGCTGCTACTTTTGAATATCTGAATGTAATTATACTCTttccatcaataattaaaatataaacatgtaTTGTGTTCCTATAGGTGCAGGTCTTACTCAAACACTGGATATGTCCAGTTTCATCTCTCTTTTGTGGAAACTCTCATGCTTTATCTAttacttcattttctttatgtGTTGCATTTGTGATGTGGAATAGCCTTTGAGGTCCTTGTCCCCTGACTGAACACATCCATTCCTTAAGAGAGATATTTCTTTCTTCATATCAGTTCCCTTGGCATTTCCAGGGTGAATTATCTGATAACCGTGTGAGATAATAATCTAGGTAGCACATCTTGTTCTTGTGCATGTCTTCTTGATTCTGTTATGCTGTATGTAATCTCTCGATGGACATTAAGGGATACAAGTTTTCTTGTTCATGTatcaataacaaaatcaattgtttttccaCGAGGAAAAAAATGCTCTCTATTGTGATTTCTGATACTAAAAAGTTAAACGTACAGGACACAGatttccaaaagaaaatatacCATTCTAGATTAACTTCAATGTCTCTAAATCCAAGCTCGTCATCCATAGTGGTGGACAGTACAGCCTCAACAGAAGCATCATATGCCAGGGGACGTTTAGCGAAGCTGGAACTTAGTGATGGCAACAGCCTATATGCAAAATTGGTGGTAATTTAACGTGCACTGATGGAGCTATGTTATgcctttaaaatatattagaatgaaAGATTTGCATTTTCATTTTAGACAAGAGCCACTATAAAATGTTTATCATGAATATCATATCAATCAGTGTCGAGTTATGTTGCATTCATCATAGGTTGGATCTGATGGTGGGAAGTCACAAGTCCGGGAGCTTGCAGGATTTAAAACAACTGGGTGGAAATACTCGCAGAATGCGGTAATATGCACTGTAGAACATTCAGTAGAAAATTATAGTGCATGGCAGCGGTTTCTACCAGCAGGTCCAATTGCACTTCTGCCAATTGGAGACAAATTCAGCAATATTGTTTGGACCATGAACCCAGAGGAGTCATCTGATTTTAAATCAATGAAAGAGGATGATTTTGTGAAAGCTATAAATCATGCTCTGGATTATGGATATGGTCCTCATCATAAGTCAAGTATACCAGGTAGTGCAGGCATGTTTTCATGGCTCGGAGGAAATGTGACAATATTTGCTAATGAGTCTTTTGAAATTCCACCAAAAGTGGTCAAGTTGGCATCTGAGAGGATGGCATTTCCATTGTCTTTAATGCATGCAAATGAATATGCATCAAAGCGTGTTGTTCTGATTGGTGATGCAGCACACACAGTTCATCCTTTAGCTGGCCAGGGAGTTAATTTGGGTTTTGGAGATGCATTTGCTCTTTCAAGAATCATTGCTGAAGGAGTTGCTGTGGGCATGGACATTGGGGAGGTATGTCATCTTCTGAGTTTCTTAATTATACTTGGAGTAGATTATTTATCACCATACACTTGCTTATATTCTTCAATAATCTACAGTGTTGAAATATCCATTGCCTTAAAAATCATGTCAAACAACTGATGTAATAAAAATTGGATCACTTTTCCTTGtggcttgttttttattttcagggtATTTAGCCATAATTACATTCCATATTTTGCATTTTTACCCTTGCCTTGGCAGTTAGTTCTTAGTGACTTTTTTACAGATTACATTGGATTAGTTTTATCATCTGAGTTTCTAGCTAGTGATGATGCCCATGTTGTTGCATTTGTTGATCATTCTACATGATGAGAAAAATTGTCACTAGTAATCAACTTGGATACAAACATAAATGATTTCTTTGTGGGTATTATTTCTAACAGACTTTGttctttatctaaaaaaaattctgtcAAAATACTAGGATGGATTGGTCCATGACACTCAAGGAAAAAATATCTTTCATGGCAGATTTGTACTTTCCCACAAAAACTATTTAGTGCCTTATCTAAGCTATggcattaataataataaaagaatgatTGAGCTGCTCAtttcttgaagaaaaagtaTATTAGAAAGAAGTAAATCGACCCAAGAAATCCTCATTGCAATCTGTCAAAAATGCCAGGCATGCATGCATTTTACAGAATTGAGCACTCTAATATCCTACTGTTAAACATGTGTCTGTGGATGGACAACATCACTTTCCTAACAAATcagttatataatatatatagacatCATAGGTTGCGGTGGTACGTCAAGTTTTGGCCTCATTGTCTTGCATGATGATATACATATTCATTGGTAATAATTGCTGAAGTAAAATTGATTTGCTTTATGCAGGTATCgttgttgaaaaaatatgaagcagAGAGAAAACTGGCAAACATGACTATGATGGCTATTCTAGATGGCTTTCAGAAGGCATACTCCGTTGATTTTGGCCCTCTAAATATACTACGTGCTGCTGCATTTCATGGGGCACACTTTATTTCGCCACTCAAGAGGAGTATCATTTCGTATGCCTCGGGAGAGCAAAGACTACCACTTTTTTCTTGAGCCAGCCATACAACATCACGAATCAGACTCAACTTCAAATTTCCAGATTTTGTATGACgcaataaattgtaattttctcCACACTACATGCACTGCTAACTCGCTAATATCCAAAAAGAACTAGAATAAGTGTTCTACCCTTTTTCAAGTGGATATTTGCTTGTATGTCCACTTGAACCCGGATGGTAAATACTAAAGCCTGCCTTGTAAATGATGGGACTCTGTTAGTATTGCCGGAAGCTTGCGTTTCTTGTAAATGCTTGGGCTGCTGATTGTCGCACTTCTTACTAAAACTAGTTCAAGAAGATTTGATTATCATGTATGTTTTGGTAGGCTATTTATTTAGCTTTAGTTGAGAACATATGCTGGTATGCCCTGGGTGCTGCTGCTGCACAATCGTGGCCTATCTTGTTGATACCCTGAATCCTAATCAACTAGTGTATCATCATAATTTGTACAGTGCTAGTCAATATCCACAAAGAACTGCTTGGATTATTGCTCTGCATCCTTGTTCAAGTAGAtgtgcttatatatatatatatataatctgatGCCTCTCATTGTTCATTACACTATACTGGTCTGATCCATTTTGAACCAATGTTTCACtgattttctcaaaatattCAATGTGGATTACTATGGGAATCACTGCTAACTTGGCAGGGAATGGAGGAATCAATTCAGATTTAACATCAGGCTGTACTTGCCATGGGAATTACTGGCGAACCTGACTGTATAATGGTGAAAATTCAAAATCCATTCTTATTCCGATTCCTGCACGGAGCATTTGGCAACCTTACAGGCCACTAAGATTTCAACTTTACTTTCAAAGCCAGCATCAAGAAGATATGCATCACAACCAACTGTGAGCGAGTAATCTGGCAAATAAATGGCACAAGTCATGTTTAAATTGTCAGAGCAGGGAGTGAAAATGGGAGCTCAAGAACTCAAATGATATAGAAATATACCAAAGAGTGAGGGTTTCAATCAACCAAAGCACCTCAGCAAAATTCAATTGCAGAAGCCAGAATTCAGCCGCCACAGTGAAAAATGAAGTAGAATGCCTTTGTGGTTTAGGATCATGTATTTTCCTCAGATGTACATTGCACATGCTGTGCAAACAAATTCAAATGCTGTAGAAAGGGGATCATGTATTTTCCTCAGATTCTACATTGCACTCATTTCGGCAGGACTGTCCAAATCTAAGCATGAAATCACTAACAAGCTGACTGATCATCAGAACAGGAACATCAAAATCTAATACTAGAATTTCTTCCACTTCTGTCCTTTCCTTCTACAATAAAGCCAATTAACACTAGCCTGTCAGCTTGAAATGCTAACAATATTCATTTTATCCTCGTAGCATTGCTAGCTGCTCCGAGACTTTATTCATAGAGTTCATGATCTCTACAACAAAGAACAATGCAAGAAAATAGCAACTCGGATCGAACCAATTAGACTCACAAAGTTCATTACCGGAAGACAGCAGCGAGCTTTTCAAGAGTCAGTGGCTTTATAATGCAGCTGTCGGCGCCTGAGTCCATGAAAGCTAGTCGCTTAAACTCACCAGTAACACCGACAATGTGGCTTTCAACACCCATCCTGCGTAACAGATTTATTGCCTAACAGATGTGGAGCAAAAATGTCAGTATCATAATATAAAGATTACCGACAGTTGCTGCCTTTCACTCTATGAAGTTAGTGGTCATTTGCAGAATTTGTACAAATTTGTAAACCTAATTATTTTCTGACCTatcaacaaaacataaaaaaaaacagagagattcTCTCTTTATTACAATTTGATTCTGACAGTAATGGTCTATATATAATGATCAAATATTCAAAGGCTCTCTCTTAATTAAGTTcaatggaaaacaaaatacctCAATTCCATCCATGAAGGGCATCAGGTCATCCATTATAATCATATCAAAGGAAGCCCCAGCAAGATGAAGATAAACagcttcttttccatttttggcCACTGAAACATCCATTTGAAGCTTCTTTTGATACCCAAGCAACACCAAGAGCCTCTGGCGGGTTTCTCGAAGATCACGACTGTCATGGACAACAAGTACCGAGAAATTGTTGCTGTCAACATGAAAAAGAACGATAGCAATTGAtctttaatatacattttaagaaaataattcactaaGCAATATCTCAAGACAATAATTCTCGGAAAAAGGTTTCACACATACCCCTTTGTGTCTACACTTTCAACACTCTGTGTCTTCTGATCATTCAGCCATTGGTTCGCATAAGTAACCAACGATCCCACTTCAAGATCGTTCCTTGTATCACAAATTTCAAGAGTAAGTTTCAAAGTCGTGGCTTCTTCTCGATCTCTATCGATTTCTTCCCTCAGGAAGGATATATTCTCTAATACATGCAACTCTTGATCCACCTTTGCCATGTAGCGATCCAGTTTTCTAACTAGAAGCTGAATTTGCTGAAGATCAGTATTGTTTCTTGTAAGATAGGACGGAGCCACCATTCCATCCCTCTTTATGAACCATTTATCCTCACTATCTTCTGCTTTGATCTTGAGTTCATCAATCAGCAATTGAATTACTTTTTCAAGAAGTGCTTCAATTTTTGCCTTGGATGACTTGGCATCGGTCAACTTTCCTTCCAAATTTGTGATGTAAGTATCCAGTAGAGAAAACAAAGCCTGAATTTCTTGTTCAGTTTGAGTGCTATCTTCCTCATCTGAAACTTGACTTGTGATCATAGGCTCCGTTGGTGGTGTTATTGGTTCGACAACCATTGATGAATCAATGGTTTGTTCGATTTGAGTGCTATCTTCCTCGTCTGAAACTCGACTTGTCATCATAGGCTCCGTTGATGAATCAATGGTTTCTTgattttaagagagagagactgAGAGGATGGCAAGAAAAGTGAATGAGttgttgaagagagagagagagaggcgcCAAAGTTAGTTCTtttaaacaacttttttttcctgttagcTAGGACTAGGAGAGAAGTGGTTAAGGTCACATGTTGGTGAGATATTGATTTTGAAGGAGGGCGAGAGAAGGTTAAATATGACTGCCTTCTCACTCTATCAAGTAGATGTTTCTAATGCAGTTCTTCGAGCAAAATTGTAATCTTGAATAAGTTTCTTTCTTATATgtattaaaacaagaaaaaactctCTGCAATCGCACTGACATACCTCAATTCCATTCATGATGGGCATTAAATCGTCCATAACAATCATATCAAAACAAGCCCCAGCATGATGAAGATAACagcttcttttccattttttgccACTTGAAAAACGATTGGAAGCTTAGTTTCTGACTCGATCCACATGAAGAGTTCGCGAAGGGTTTCTCGATCATCACAGCTATCATCGACAACAAGCACAGAGTATTTGTtgctttaaatattaaaaaaaaatcatagcaaTTGATAAGATGGATTCAGAGTAAAAGATTAACATTGTTCGTCATTAATAAAGATATATCTCAACATAATTCACAGTAAACATACTGTTAAGGTTAATATGCTGTAACTAGTTAAGTTAGGGTGACAGCTATTTAATCTTTAGTTAGATTAAAAGGTGATTAAGATGAACAAATGTAAGGCTGCGATGTGTTggtttatatatgtgtgtgtgtgtgtgtgtggatgtTCTGGAGACGAacgagagaaagaaaagaaaaccagtGGTAAGTTTCTGCAGTGTTTTCATCTCCCCTGCTATTCTGCAGAAAATAGCAGACTGGTTTTGACCACACGCAAGCTAATAACTTAGCCAACACATACCCATCTGACTCTGAATCTCCACTTTTAACAATCTCCGTCTTATGATTCAGCCATTGATTCACGCAAGCAATCCTTCGTCTTACTT from the Populus nigra chromosome 1, ddPopNigr1.1, whole genome shotgun sequence genome contains:
- the LOC133680874 gene encoding uncharacterized protein LOC133680874 isoform X1, yielding MMTSRVSDEEDSTQIEQTIDSSMVVEPITPPTEPMITSQVSDEEDSTQTEQEIQALFSLLDTYITNLEGKLTDAKSSKAKIEALLEKVIQLLIDELKIKAEDSEDKWFIKRDGMVAPSYLTRNNTDLQQIQLLVRKLDRYMAKVDQELHVLENISFLREEIDRDREEATTLKLTLEICDTRNDLEVGSLVTYANQWLNDQKTQSVESVDTKGNNFSVLVVHDSRDLRETRQRLLVLLGYQKKLQMDVSVAKNGKEAVYLHLAGASFDMIIMDDLMPFMDGIEAINLLRRMGVESHIVGVTGEFKRLAFMDSGADSCIIKPLTLEKLAAVFR
- the LOC133680873 gene encoding uncharacterized protein LOC133680873, whose product is MNRVTARKVVPATNQIFKLSRKKFFSDEAAKASTAAASSQSNQESDGNLSFTGNVQPYDIAIVGGGMVGMALACSLATTPLTKHLSVAIIDSSPALANKPCIKREDPPDPRVSTVTPATISFFKDTGAWQYVQQHRHAYFDKMQVWDYTGLGYTKYDARDVDKEVLGCVVENKVLHSSLLSRIEDTDFQKKIYHSRLTSMSLNPSSSSIVVDSTASTEASYARGRLAKLELSDGNSLYAKLVVGSDGGKSQVRELAGFKTTGWKYSQNAVICTVEHSVENYSAWQRFLPAGPIALLPIGDKFSNIVWTMNPEESSDFKSMKEDDFVKAINHALDYGYGPHHKSSIPGSAGMFSWLGGNVTIFANESFEIPPKVVKLASERMAFPLSLMHANEYASKRVVLIGDAAHTVHPLAGQGVNLGFGDAFALSRIIAEGVAVGMDIGEVSLLKKYEAERKLANMTMMAILDGFQKAYSVDFGPLNILRAAAFHGAHFISPLKRSIISYASGEQRLPLFS
- the LOC133680874 gene encoding uncharacterized protein LOC133680874 isoform X2: MMTSRVSDEEDSTQIEQTIDSSMVVEPITPPTEPMITSQVSDEEDSTQTEQEIQALFSLLDTYITNLEGKLTDAKSSKAKIEALLEKVIQLLIDELKIKAEDSEDKWFIKRDGMVAPSYLTRNNTDLQQIQLLVRKLDRYMAKVDQELHVLENISFLREEIDRDREEATTLKLTLEICDTRNDLEVGSLVTYANQWLNDQKTQSVESVDTKGRDLRETRQRLLVLLGYQKKLQMDVSVAKNGKEAVYLHLAGASFDMIIMDDLMPFMDGIEAINLLRRMGVESHIVGVTGEFKRLAFMDSGADSCIIKPLTLEKLAAVFR